From a region of the Microterricola gilva genome:
- a CDS encoding VanZ family protein gives MSQQPPPSHARRNISLLLLLAYAGVVAAMTLSPTPLDQGFESSIDKLLGVLHRNGVPEWFGYNKLEFTANIAMFIPLGFLIGLALPARVWWLALLASPAISIAIELTQAGLLESRFATASDVFANTLGGLFGTLIAVILRAIVNARDEKVIARALWQAKQTPRPAVPRY, from the coding sequence ATGAGCCAGCAACCACCACCCAGCCACGCGCGCCGCAACATCTCGCTGCTGCTGCTCCTTGCCTACGCGGGTGTCGTCGCCGCGATGACCCTCTCCCCGACCCCGCTCGACCAGGGCTTCGAGTCATCCATCGACAAGCTCCTCGGCGTGCTGCACCGCAACGGAGTCCCGGAGTGGTTCGGATACAACAAGCTTGAGTTCACGGCGAACATCGCGATGTTCATTCCGCTGGGATTCCTCATTGGCCTGGCGCTTCCGGCGCGTGTCTGGTGGCTCGCCCTGCTCGCGTCTCCGGCGATCTCCATTGCGATCGAGCTCACCCAAGCCGGCCTGCTTGAGTCGCGTTTCGCGACGGCGAGTGATGTCTTCGCGAACACGCTCGGCGGGCTCTTCGGCACACTGATTGCCGTGATTCTGCGTGCGATCGTCAACGCCCGCGACGAGAAGGTGATTGCGAGAGCGCTCTGGCAGGCCAAGCAGACCCCACGTCCCGCGGTTCCGCGCTACTGA